One Malus domestica chromosome 11, GDT2T_hap1 genomic region harbors:
- the LOC103413029 gene encoding probable serine/threonine-protein kinase PBL28 isoform X2 — MLGLLTMRLFWWQQLPLLILIHLLEPSRTSYKVYAEALLTFKSDGGSPQLLNGRIGRCPCLTQWKIVYCHKLKDPCVVSLLFVTHSSIQLQKEHHKPRSRRIAAIVDGDNGTPTLTPVEKVRGNHSTKPKVAAIIGGVVATLLVIIVVMLVYICLMRVKRLTRQTSETVSSAPSPPVQWERGDASPYAIAHSPYSAPNLRQLTILELEQATCNFSETNIISQGRFGLVYKGLLQDGTIVAIKRRLHAPTQYFFHEVKHVARVNHMHILRLIGYCQDATQQLLVYDYLPNGNVGNHLYDAEGLPIGRLGIRQRLSIALGAAKGLAHLRSLVPPLLHMHFRTSNVLLDENFTAKVSDYGLTKLLVGHHAGSSSAVDCFVDPELDSSKKFSERSDVYSFGVFLLELVSGREANARNQLNSVDNLILQVTSRGKLRNR, encoded by the exons ATGTTGGGTTTATTGACAATGCGCTTGTTCTGGTGGCAACAGCTGCCTCTGCTTATTCTCATCCATCTTTTGGAACCCAGCAGAACAAGCTACAAAGTTTACG CTGAAGCTCTACTAACTTTCAAGAGCGATGGTGGAAGCCCTCAACTACTCAACGGTCGAATTGGAAGATGTCCTTGTCTAACACAATGGAAAATTGTCTACTGTCATAAACTGAAGGACCCGTGTGTTGTTTCTTt ACTTTTCGTTACACACTCTTCAATTCAACTACAAAAAGAGCACCATAAACCAAGAAGCAGGAGGATAGCAGCCATAGTTGATGGGGATAATGGAACTCCAACACTCACACCTGTGGAAAAAGTTCGTGGTAACCATTCAACAAAACCAAAAGTTGCAGCAATTATTGGTGGAGTTGTTGCCACTCTGCTTGTGATTATCGTAGTGATGCTCGTTTACATCTGCTTGATGCGTGTAAAAAGATTAACTAGGCAAACATCTGAGACAGTGTCATCTGCACCATCACCCCCTG TTCAGTGGGAAAGAGGGGACGCATCTCCCTACGCCATTGCTCATTCTCCTTACAGTGCACCAAACTTGAGGCAACTCACCATATTGGAATTGGAGCAAGCGACGTGCAATTTCAGTGAAACTAATATCATAAGCCAAGGTAGATTTGGTTTGGTTTACAAGGGATTGCTTCAAGATGGGACTATTGTAGCTATCAAGAGACGCCTACATGCCCCAACTCAGTATTTCTTTCATGAG GTGAAGCACGTAGCTCGTGTCAACCACATGCATATTCTCAGGCTTATTGGTTATTGTCAAGATGCCACTCAACAGTTACTTGTATATGACTATCTTCCAAATGGAAATGTTGGGAATCATCTATacg ATGCTGAAGGTTTGCCTATTGGAAGGTTGGGCATAAGGCAAAGGCTATCGATTGCTTTGGGTGCAGCCAAAG GACTTGCACACCTTCGCAgtttggtgcctcctcttctGCACATGCATTTTAGAACAAGCAACGTTCTTCTGGACGAAAACTTTACTGCCAAGGTGTCTGATTATGGACTAACCAAATTGCTAGTGGGTCATCATGCTGGCTCATCTTCAGCCGTTGATTGCTTTGTTGACCCAGA GTTagattcatcaaagaagttttCAGAGAGAAGTGATGTTTACAGTTTCGGGGTCTTCTTGCTGGAATTGGTCAGTGGACGTGAAGCGAATGCAAGAAACCAGTTGAACTCAGTGGATAATTTAATATTGCAG GTGACAAGTCGAGGCAAACTGCGAAACAGATGA
- the LOC103413029 gene encoding probable serine/threonine-protein kinase PBL28 isoform X1 produces MLGLLTMRLFWWQQLPLLILIHLLEPSRTSYKVYAEALLTFKSDGGSPQLLNGRIGRCPCLTQWKIVYCHKLKDPCVVSLLFVTHSSIQLQKEHHKPRSRRIAAIVDGDNGTPTLTPVEKVRGNHSTKPKVAAIIGGVVATLLVIIVVMLVYICLMRVKRLTRQTSETVSSAPSPPVQWERGDASPYAIAHSPYSAPNLRQLTILELEQATCNFSETNIISQGRFGLVYKGLLQDGTIVAIKRRLHAPTQYFFHEVKHVARVNHMHILRLIGYCQDATQQLLVYDYLPNGNVGNHLYDAEGLPIGRLGIRQRLSIALGAAKGLAHLRSLVPPLLHMHFRTSNVLLDENFTAKVSDYGLTKLLVGHHAGSSSAVDCFVDPELDSSKKFSERSDVYSFGVFLLELVSGREANARNQLNSVDNLILQAKDCKDLDRFVDKTLGDKSRQTAKQMMELALMCVDGSERRPQMQIVVEELERIHRGRESSHFHIEVDEEIGAVTLGSELFK; encoded by the exons ATGTTGGGTTTATTGACAATGCGCTTGTTCTGGTGGCAACAGCTGCCTCTGCTTATTCTCATCCATCTTTTGGAACCCAGCAGAACAAGCTACAAAGTTTACG CTGAAGCTCTACTAACTTTCAAGAGCGATGGTGGAAGCCCTCAACTACTCAACGGTCGAATTGGAAGATGTCCTTGTCTAACACAATGGAAAATTGTCTACTGTCATAAACTGAAGGACCCGTGTGTTGTTTCTTt ACTTTTCGTTACACACTCTTCAATTCAACTACAAAAAGAGCACCATAAACCAAGAAGCAGGAGGATAGCAGCCATAGTTGATGGGGATAATGGAACTCCAACACTCACACCTGTGGAAAAAGTTCGTGGTAACCATTCAACAAAACCAAAAGTTGCAGCAATTATTGGTGGAGTTGTTGCCACTCTGCTTGTGATTATCGTAGTGATGCTCGTTTACATCTGCTTGATGCGTGTAAAAAGATTAACTAGGCAAACATCTGAGACAGTGTCATCTGCACCATCACCCCCTG TTCAGTGGGAAAGAGGGGACGCATCTCCCTACGCCATTGCTCATTCTCCTTACAGTGCACCAAACTTGAGGCAACTCACCATATTGGAATTGGAGCAAGCGACGTGCAATTTCAGTGAAACTAATATCATAAGCCAAGGTAGATTTGGTTTGGTTTACAAGGGATTGCTTCAAGATGGGACTATTGTAGCTATCAAGAGACGCCTACATGCCCCAACTCAGTATTTCTTTCATGAG GTGAAGCACGTAGCTCGTGTCAACCACATGCATATTCTCAGGCTTATTGGTTATTGTCAAGATGCCACTCAACAGTTACTTGTATATGACTATCTTCCAAATGGAAATGTTGGGAATCATCTATacg ATGCTGAAGGTTTGCCTATTGGAAGGTTGGGCATAAGGCAAAGGCTATCGATTGCTTTGGGTGCAGCCAAAG GACTTGCACACCTTCGCAgtttggtgcctcctcttctGCACATGCATTTTAGAACAAGCAACGTTCTTCTGGACGAAAACTTTACTGCCAAGGTGTCTGATTATGGACTAACCAAATTGCTAGTGGGTCATCATGCTGGCTCATCTTCAGCCGTTGATTGCTTTGTTGACCCAGA GTTagattcatcaaagaagttttCAGAGAGAAGTGATGTTTACAGTTTCGGGGTCTTCTTGCTGGAATTGGTCAGTGGACGTGAAGCGAATGCAAGAAACCAGTTGAACTCAGTGGATAATTTAATATTGCAG GCAAAGGATTGCAAGGATTTAGACAGATTTGTTGACAAAACTTTAGGTGACAAGTCGAGGCAAACTGCGAAACAGATGATGGAGCTGGCATTGATGTGTGTAGATGGTAGCGAACGAAGGCCGCAGATGCAGATTGTTGTGGAGGAGCTAGAACGAATCCATCGGGGGAGAGAAAGTAGCCATTTTCACATAGAAGTTGATGAGGAGATAGGTGCTGTGACTCTTGGGAGTGAGCTTTTCAAATGA
- the LOC108174532 gene encoding uncharacterized protein produces the protein MNLDESGILQKCVIIEDIEELRVAISITKGSGSKLKKGRAKWGVDHLEKWLCLLNYIAYNGDDEHEAEDGPLNANDEGEGDEDDKGDETEEGHEIEEVNEGAEVEANDVNAEDDSTNSEFVDNDYSLEDDDCRAVDDTVVENVIGDAEGEDIPLDDETQDSDGLHSVDDSSSECDEKIIYLELNEEADMDDPKFENGLKLRNAAPLRKAVWSHSIKYGAHSIKLKRNEKWKISARCEKNCPWRLYASRMYNEDSMQVKTYVGKHDCLRIWRENPNCKVAWLVKRYVDKFRLNPSMPITTFMETVKEERIVEIHLKTAYRVRAQCLKILEGSNVNQYTKLWEYCDELRRTNSGSTFQMKVLPYDDAHVIFQKIYICLGACKNGFKNGCRPFVGLDGCHLKGVFKGQLLSAVGMDANNQTWVIAYDIVELEDKDI, from the exons ATGAATCTAGATGAGAGTGGCATATTGCAAAAATGTGTCATTATAGAAGATATTGAGGAATTGAGGGTGGCGATTTCGATTACAAAAGGAAGTGGATCAAAACTGAAGAAAGGTAGAGCAAAATGGGGTGTTGATCACTTAGAAAAATGGCTATGTCTTTTGAATTACATAGCCTACAATGGTGATGATGAACATGAGGCTGAAGATGGTCCTCTCAATGCTAATGATGAAGGTGAAGGTGATGAAGATGATAAAGGTGATGAAACTGAAGAAGGTCACGAAATTGAAGAAGTTAATGAAGGGGCCGAAGTAGAAGCTAATGATG TAAATGCAGAAGATGACAGTACAAATAGTGAGTTTGTGGACAATGACTACAGTTTGGAAGATGATGATTGTCGTGCAGTAGATGATACGGTTGTGGAAAATGTCATTGGAGATGCTGAAGGAG AAGACATTCCCTTGGATGATGAGACACAAGACTCAGATGGCCTGCACAGTGTGGATGATTCAAGTTCAGAATGTGATGAGAAGATCATCTACCTTGAGCTCAATGAAGAAGCCGACATGGATGATCCAAAGTTTGAAAATGGATTAAAGTTAAGAAATGCAGCACCATTGAGAAAGGCAGTGTGGTCTCACTCCATTAAGTATGGTGCACATTCTATTAAGCTAAAAAGGAATGAGAAATGGAAGATTAGTGCAAGGTGTGAGAAAAACTGTCCATGGAGATTGTATGCTTCCAGGATGTATAATGAAGATTCAATGCAAGTAAAAACCTATGTTGGGAAACATGATTGTCTGAGGATTTGGAGGGAAAATCCTAACTGCAAAGTGGCATGGCTTGTGAAGAGGTATGTGGACAAGTTCAGACTCAACCCAAGCATGCCCATTACTACATTTATGGAGACAGTGAAAGAGGAAAGAATTGTTGAGATCCACCTCAAGACAGCCTACAGAGTGAGAGCACAGTGTTTGAAAATCCTTGAGGGGAGTAATGTGAATCAGTACACAAAGTTGTGGGAATACTGTGATGAGCTTAGGAGGACAAACTCGGGTAGCACATTTCAAATGAAGGTGCTGCCCTATGATGATGCTCATGTGATATTTCAGAAGATTTATATTTGTTTGGGGGCTTGCAAAAATGGATTTAAGAATGGATGTAGGCCGTTTGTAGGGTTAGATGGTTGTCACTTGAAGGGAGTGTTCAAGGGCCAGTTACTATCTGCAGTGGGAATGGATGCAAATAACCAAACTTGGGTTATTGCATATGACATAGTAGAGCTCGAGGACAAGGACATTTAG